One genomic segment of Primulina tabacum isolate GXHZ01 chromosome 9, ASM2559414v2, whole genome shotgun sequence includes these proteins:
- the LOC142504547 gene encoding putative pentatricopeptide repeat-containing protein At5g13230, mitochondrial: MIIRQRWYKVLQKWTQISRQSEDYFLISCMKFGFASFAALEQQPWSNNKLSSSIQESVSHVYSRMLQHCIKNEQPMIGKLVHCEILKRGVCLDLFASNVLLNFYIKDGSLREGVRLFDEMWKRNMVSFVTLIQGFSLFEEYGKAVKLFVRLHKEGHKLNTFVFTTILKLVVSMELPELGWCIHACVYKLGHDADAFVGTGLIDAYSICGLVDNAKEVFNGIVRRDMVSWTGMVACYAENNCFEDALDLYNQMRMDGLQPNNFTFASVIKACLGLGADSVGKSIHGCILKTCYDMDQYVGVSLLDLYAGSGNIDDAQKVFRDIPKDNVVPWSFMIARHSQCDRCEEALDLFLQMRKAFVCPNQFTLASVLQACASNESLGFGKQIHCLVVKNGLNTNVYVSNALMDVYAKCEEMEASMNLFSEFNGKNEVSWNTMIVGYVQLGNGEAAFQMFLNMCEEHVVATEVTYSSLLRACASLAALVAGCQIHSVVIKTLYNGDDSVSNALIDMYAKCGRIKDAQSIFDNMSQRDIVSWNSMISSYSMHGLGTEALQVYKDMLESGFTPNQLTFVGVLSACSNTGLLDQGQIYFTSMQEDHGIEPCMEHYTCMVSLLGRLGHLEKAVKMIDEIPSAPSVMVWRALLGACVAHKNVEIGKLAADRVLEMEPQDESSYVLLSNIYATAKRWDHVALVRINMKKMRIKKEPGLSWVESQGIVHYFAVGDDSHEDIKLIRGMLEWLNVRSKREGYAPDNGVILLDVEEDEKGRLLWLHSERIALAFALTRMPPGSPIRIIKNLRTCADCHAAFKFISSFMHREIVIRDVNRYHHFQDGICSCHDYW; this comes from the coding sequence ATGATCATCAGACAAAGATGGTACAAAGTATTGCAGAAATGGACGCAAATTTCGAGACAATCCGAGGATTACTTTTTAATCTCCTGTATGAAGTTTGGTTTCGCATCATTTGCTGCCTTGGAGCAACAGCCATGGAGCAACAACAAATTGTCATCCTCGATTCAAGAATCCGTGTCTCATGTATACTCTAGAATGCTCCAGCATTGCATAAAGAATGAGCAGCCCATGATAGGAAAACTCGTTCATTGCGAAATTCTGAAGAGGGGTGTCTGTTTGGATTTGTTTGCCTCCAATGTTTTACTTAATTTTTACATCAAAGATGGATCTTTGCGGGAAGGTGTTAGGCTGTTTGATGAAATGTGGAAGAGAAATATGGTTTCGTTTGTTACTTTGATTCAGGGTTTCTCATTGTTTGAAGAGTATGGTAAGGCTGTGAAATTGTTCGTTAGGTTGCACAAAGAGGGACATAAGCTTAATACATTTGTGTTCACTACTATTTTGAAGTTAGTTGTGAGTATGGAGTTGCCAGAGCTTGGGTGGTGCATTCATGCTTGTGTTTATAAGCTTGGTCATGATGCTGATGCCTTTGTTGGAACTGGGCTAATTGATGCTTATTCGATTTGTGGCCTTGTGGATAATGCTAAGGAAGTCTTCAATGGAATTGTTCGAAGGGATATGGTGTCTTGGACTGGAATGGTTGCTTGTTACGCTGAGAACAATTGTTTTGAGGATGCATTGGATCTATATAACCAAATGAGGATGGATGGATTGCAACCCAATAATTTCACGTTCGCGAGTGTTATCAAGGCTTGTCTTGGTCTTGGGGCAGATAGTGTTGGTAAAAGCATTCATGGTTGCATTTTAAAAACTTGTTATGATATGGATCAGTATGTGGGGGTTTCATTGCTTGACTTGTATGCGGGGTCCGGAAATATCGACGATGCTCAAAAGGTATTCCGTGATATCCCCAAGGATAATGTGGTTCCATGGAGTTTTATGATTGCTAGGCACTCACAGTGTGACCGGTGTGAGGAAGCTTTGGATTTGTTTCTTCAAATGAGGAAAGCCTTTGTTTGCCCCAATCAGTTCACTCTAGCTAGTGTTCTCCAAGCTTGCGCTAGTAATGAGAGCTTGGGATTCGGAAAACAAATCCACTGTCTTGTGGTAAAAAATGGACTTAATACCAATGTATATGTTTCAAATGCCCTCATGGATGTGTATGCTAAATGTGAAGAGATGGAGGCCTCGATGAATTTGTTTTCGGAGTTTAATGGCAAAAACGAAGTATCATGGAATACAATGATTGTTGGATATGTCCAACTAGGAAATGGAGAGGCGGCCTTCCAGATGTTCTTGAATATGTGTGAAGAACATGTGGTAGCAACTGAAGTAACATATTCTAGCTTGCTTCGCGCATGCGCTAGCTTGGCTGCCCTGGTTGCTGGCTGTCAGATTCATTCAGTGGTTATTAAAACCTTGTATAATGGGGATGATTCTGTGAGCAATGCTCTTATTGATATGTATGCAAAGTGTGGGCGGATTAAAGACGCTCAATCGATCTTCGATAATATGAGTCAGAGGGACATTGTTTCTTGGAATTCTATGATATCATCATACTCGATGCATGGTCTAGGTACTGAGGCTCTACAAGTTTACAAAGATATGTTAGAATCAGGATTCACACCAAATCAACTTACCTTTGTAGGTGTACTTTCAGCATGTAGCAATACAGGATTGTTAGATCAAGGCCAAATTTATTTTACGTCCATGCAAGAGGACCATGGTATTGAACCATGCATGGAGCATTATACCTGTATGGTATCATTATTGGGGCGATTAGGCCACCTCGAGAAGGCTGTAAAGATGATAGATGAAATTCCATCTGCACCTAGTGTTATGGTATGGCGTGCTTTACTGGGGGCTTGTGTTGCACACAAAAATGTCGAGATTGGAAAATTAGCTGCGGATCGTGTGCTGGAGATGGAACCGCAAGATGAATCAAGCTATGTGTTACTGTCAAACATATACGCCACAGCAAAAAGATGGGATCATGTTGCTCTCGTAAGAATAAACATGAAGAAGATGCGAATAAAGAAAGAACCTGGACTCAGTTGGGTTGAGAGCCAGGGAATAGTACACTATTTTGCAGTTGGAGATGATTCACATGAAGACATAAAACTTATTCGTGGAATGCTTGAATGGTTGAATGTTAGAAGCAAGAGAGAAGGTTATGCTCCTGATAATGGTGTTATTTTACTTGATGTGGAAGAGGATGAAAAGGGCCGCCTCTTGTGGCTACACAGCGAAAGGATAGCTTTAGCCTTTGCACTTACCAGAATGCCACCAGGAAGCCCTATTCGTATAATCAAGAACCTACGAACATGTGCCGATTGCCATGCAGCATTTAAGTTTATATCATCGTTTATGCACAGAGAAATTGTTATCAGAGATGTAAACCGATACCATCACTTTCAAGATGGTATTTGCTCCTGCCACGATTATTGGTGA